One part of the Bdellovibrio sp. KM01 genome encodes these proteins:
- the gspC gene encoding type II secretion system protein GspC gives MISRNQKNQRPPFEKWYAYILFIFIGYCLADLAILSYRDRMLPQSAPPAHPKAPPVTTSVNPGYYNNIASRNIFASNGIIPDQLVDKNKGVEEKEADPVPSQLPLNLIGTLVHSIPEKSIASIEIRGKNQVISYSPGKEIENMANVVRIERQKVVFRNLNTNRLEFIEIKKEGAKVSFAASKPSTTTSGQEVKKTGDNTFAIKRADLLKYTNDLSSILMQARAVPNREPGTGNINGFRILDMQPGSIYEQLGIQRMDVIKSVDGNPVDSPAKAMELYQTLKNNPKVVLQVERNGKTENMTYNIQ, from the coding sequence GTGATTTCACGTAACCAGAAAAATCAGCGTCCACCATTCGAAAAATGGTATGCGTATATATTATTCATCTTTATCGGTTACTGCCTTGCTGACCTGGCAATTCTTTCATATCGCGATCGCATGCTTCCACAATCTGCACCACCCGCTCACCCGAAAGCACCGCCAGTCACGACAAGCGTGAATCCGGGTTACTACAACAATATCGCTTCCAGAAATATCTTCGCTTCCAACGGCATCATCCCGGATCAGCTTGTAGACAAAAACAAGGGCGTCGAAGAAAAAGAAGCAGATCCGGTTCCGTCGCAATTGCCTCTGAATCTGATCGGCACGCTGGTGCATTCTATTCCTGAAAAATCCATCGCTTCGATTGAAATCCGCGGCAAAAACCAGGTGATTTCTTACTCTCCAGGAAAAGAAATCGAAAACATGGCCAATGTCGTTCGCATCGAAAGACAAAAAGTAGTTTTCAGAAATCTGAACACCAACCGCCTGGAGTTCATCGAGATCAAAAAAGAAGGTGCCAAAGTTAGCTTTGCAGCCAGCAAACCTTCTACGACAACATCTGGCCAAGAAGTTAAAAAGACTGGCGACAACACTTTCGCAATCAAACGTGCTGACTTGTTGAAGTACACGAATGATCTTTCCAGCATCCTGATGCAAGCCCGCGCCGTTCCAAATCGCGAACCCGGCACTGGCAACATCAATGGCTTCCGTATCTTAGATATGCAACCTGGCAGTATTTATGAACAGCTTGGCATCCAAAGAATGGATGTTATTAAATCCGTCGACGGAAATCCTGTCGACAGCCCTGCCAAGGCGATGGAGTTGTACCAAACTTTGAAAAACAACCCGAAAGTTGTTCTTCAAGTTGAGCGCAACGGTAAAACTGAAAACATGACTTATAATATTCAATAA
- a CDS encoding NADPH-dependent FMN reductase → MKILSLCGSIREGSSSGLLLNAFRSLLPAETQWNSVELKALPYFDPSHQFESVPELIAEIREITQSSDYIVIATPEYAHGIPGILKNGLEWLICEETMKKKVVLFIVSPSGGEYVLQYLTETLRTMDLLPSDELTMVINNARSQLSADGSIDLNLKNSLIELSQRLRI, encoded by the coding sequence ATGAAAATTCTAAGTTTGTGCGGCAGCATCAGAGAGGGCTCTTCCAGTGGGCTCTTGTTGAATGCTTTTCGCTCACTGCTTCCCGCTGAAACCCAGTGGAATTCCGTCGAATTAAAAGCCCTGCCTTATTTCGATCCAAGTCATCAGTTTGAGAGTGTTCCTGAGCTGATTGCAGAAATTCGTGAAATCACTCAATCATCCGACTATATTGTTATTGCCACTCCAGAGTATGCCCACGGTATTCCCGGAATTCTCAAAAACGGGTTGGAGTGGTTGATCTGCGAAGAAACGATGAAGAAAAAGGTCGTTCTATTCATAGTTTCCCCAAGTGGCGGCGAATATGTTTTGCAATATCTAACCGAAACTTTGCGAACCATGGATTTGCTACCTTCTGATGAATTAACCATGGTCATCAATAACGCCCGAAGCCAATTATCAGCCGACGGCTCCATCGACTTAAATTTGAAAAACTCCCTCATCGAACTATCTCAACGCCTTCGCATATAA
- a CDS encoding HNH endonuclease yields the protein MNLTGICNLELIGRLEKLAQSERKLTHLILCHINEMESRRLYAELGFDSMFRYLTTHLKYSEDAAYRRLSAARLLKKSPEIAERLEDGRLTLTQLTQVQSALRQEIKKSGEDSKSLSAIVPQILKKIESKSSFETKKTLAQEFNFPIVTIENMIPQRDDSVRLEITLTTEQLKTLETARDLMSHVLPDGNWAELLTLLAQKQIQKILGKEACSKSNSRPVTLNKEQGAKNTYRNPPTETKSLSTKPNQIATKKSTRSFLVARKRGHIKVTSKREILISAGYCCEYEHPISGVKCGSKFQLQFDHIQPVALGGSDGDHNLRVLCRTHNIAEGNRMGLKCMR from the coding sequence ATGAATTTGACTGGCATTTGTAATCTTGAATTGATCGGAAGACTTGAAAAACTCGCGCAAAGTGAACGTAAACTGACGCATCTTATTTTATGCCATATCAACGAAATGGAATCTCGTCGCCTTTATGCGGAACTTGGGTTTGATTCAATGTTTCGCTATTTAACGACACATTTGAAATACAGCGAGGATGCCGCTTATCGCAGATTGAGCGCGGCTCGCTTACTAAAGAAATCCCCTGAGATTGCAGAACGACTTGAAGATGGTCGCTTGACTTTGACTCAACTAACGCAGGTTCAGTCAGCACTTCGTCAGGAAATTAAAAAGTCTGGCGAAGACTCTAAGTCGCTTTCAGCGATCGTTCCACAGATTTTGAAGAAAATCGAATCCAAGTCTTCATTCGAAACTAAGAAAACATTGGCACAGGAATTTAATTTTCCTATCGTCACTATTGAAAACATGATTCCTCAGCGTGATGATTCTGTTCGCCTGGAAATCACCTTAACCACTGAACAACTAAAAACATTGGAAACTGCGCGCGACCTTATGTCACACGTTCTTCCAGATGGAAACTGGGCAGAACTTTTGACTTTACTAGCACAGAAGCAAATTCAAAAGATTTTGGGTAAAGAGGCCTGTTCGAAATCTAATAGCCGCCCAGTCACATTGAATAAAGAACAAGGCGCAAAAAATACTTATAGAAATCCACCAACTGAAACAAAGTCTTTGAGTACTAAGCCAAATCAAATTGCTACTAAAAAATCAACGCGAAGCTTCTTGGTAGCGCGAAAACGCGGGCATATTAAAGTCACGTCGAAACGTGAGATTTTGATTTCGGCAGGATATTGTTGCGAATATGAACATCCCATCTCGGGAGTTAAATGTGGTTCGAAGTTTCAACTTCAATTTGATCATATTCAACCCGTTGCTCTAGGTGGAAGTGATGGCGATCACAACCTAAGAGTTTTATGCCGAACTCATAACATAGCTGAAGGCAACAGAATGGGGTTAAAATGTATGCGGTGA
- a CDS encoding GNAT family N-acetyltransferase, whose translation MRISNENVITKKNKAVTLRSPDLEDAESLIHTMIEVAATSPHIIMTGADFQAKTIEEEQAWIRKYNEAERGLTILAEFENKIVGILDFMGGQRAKTRHRGTLGISLHSSMRGEGLGQLLFEKLLTEVKNIEGFMQIELSLMSENHTAFHLYKKVGFREIGRRPNAYRMADGTFNDEIMMLLPLT comes from the coding sequence ATGAGAATTTCAAACGAGAACGTCATCACCAAGAAAAACAAAGCAGTTACTTTAAGATCACCGGATTTGGAAGACGCGGAATCCCTCATTCACACCATGATCGAAGTCGCGGCAACGTCTCCACATATCATTATGACCGGAGCGGACTTTCAGGCGAAAACCATCGAAGAAGAGCAAGCTTGGATTCGCAAGTATAACGAGGCAGAGCGTGGCCTCACTATACTTGCTGAATTTGAAAACAAAATTGTCGGCATCCTGGATTTCATGGGAGGTCAGCGGGCAAAAACCCGTCATCGCGGCACTCTGGGGATTTCTCTTCATTCCTCCATGCGTGGGGAGGGACTTGGGCAATTGTTATTCGAAAAACTCCTGACGGAAGTAAAAAACATTGAAGGCTTCATGCAAATTGAACTCAGTCTTATGAGCGAAAATCACACGGCCTTTCATTTATATAAAAAAGTGGGATTCCGAGAAATTGGCAGACGCCCCAATGCCTATCGAATGGCGGACGGTACCTTTAACGATGAAATCATGATGCTATTGCCGCTGACTTAG
- a CDS encoding GNAT family N-acetyltransferase → MQISTDVVQTKKNKTVILRSAHVSDAPGLRAVLTEIAEASPYILSTADDFRSRPENAELLWVEKYVSNPRDLLMFVEYENQVVGFMDFSCGTRNKTFHRGHLGMSVHPNLRGEGIGEQMLKKLFKEASSIQGLTQIELSVMHVNTPAIQLYKKMGFVECGRTPNAFKMQDGSFADQIGMYATV, encoded by the coding sequence ATGCAAATTTCCACCGACGTTGTTCAAACAAAAAAGAATAAAACTGTCATTCTGCGTTCTGCTCATGTCAGCGATGCGCCCGGTCTGCGCGCTGTTTTGACGGAAATTGCGGAAGCGTCTCCTTATATTCTGAGCACAGCAGACGACTTTCGTAGTCGTCCTGAAAATGCAGAATTGTTGTGGGTTGAAAAGTACGTTTCAAATCCACGGGATTTATTGATGTTCGTGGAGTACGAGAATCAAGTTGTTGGTTTCATGGATTTTAGTTGCGGAACTAGAAATAAAACCTTTCATCGAGGTCATTTGGGTATGTCCGTTCATCCAAATCTTCGAGGTGAAGGGATTGGTGAGCAGATGCTGAAGAAGTTATTCAAAGAAGCGTCCAGTATTCAAGGCCTGACTCAAATCGAACTCAGTGTTATGCACGTGAATACACCAGCCATCCAACTTTATAAAAAGATGGGGTTCGTGGAATGTGGTCGAACACCCAACGCATTCAAAATGCAGGACGGATCATTTGCCGATCAAATTGGGATGTATGCGACGGTTTGA
- the purF gene encoding amidophosphoribosyltransferase, producing the protein MCGVVGLIGEDKAGEKLFPALFALQHRGQDAAGILSFDFSRGEFHLEKDLGLVSQVFPMEKLEKIKGSMALGHTRYSTIGTVDKADLQPLIVSYPNGIGMAHNGNVTNYNEIVEYVRKRRSRWTFTRNDLELLLHMMSIGVSDQLEAGKTLSAEVMAKAAQQVVEKVQGAYSVVGMMADEGMFAFNDTQGIRPLLIGRKISDTPENSRAARTDSNIKYSYCFASEKQVFFALGFEYFRDLKPGEFVFVDKDQNFHSFPLSEKQARPCMFEWIYFAGAETEWHGRPVYDVRLRLGEVLATEILRKMQEQDIAIDVVAPVPDTARAAALRLAEVLKTPYREVLIKNRYVQRSFIVNEPAVRKAMVNLKLLPVESEIRGKNILLVDDSIVRGTTSARIIQLLRESGANKVYLASTCPPIRNPCFYGIDFPEGEALVAHQRSEDQVAELLGVDGLIYLPLSELKDAIGIPSMCSACLDGDYPVSVSKADFINTRSHNIGGGGKNEVNP; encoded by the coding sequence ATGTGTGGAGTTGTCGGGTTGATTGGAGAGGATAAGGCAGGGGAGAAATTGTTCCCGGCCTTATTCGCCCTTCAGCACCGTGGGCAAGATGCCGCGGGTATTTTAAGTTTCGATTTCTCCCGAGGAGAATTTCACCTCGAAAAAGATCTCGGCCTCGTATCGCAAGTTTTCCCGATGGAAAAGCTTGAGAAAATCAAAGGCAGCATGGCTTTGGGGCACACCCGTTATTCGACGATTGGAACCGTCGATAAGGCAGATCTTCAGCCGCTGATCGTAAGTTATCCCAATGGCATTGGTATGGCCCACAACGGGAACGTGACCAATTATAATGAGATTGTTGAATACGTTCGCAAGCGTCGCAGCCGTTGGACGTTCACCCGCAATGACCTGGAACTTCTATTACATATGATGTCGATCGGAGTTTCCGATCAGTTGGAAGCCGGTAAAACGCTTTCTGCCGAGGTCATGGCCAAAGCAGCACAACAGGTCGTTGAAAAAGTCCAGGGGGCCTACAGTGTTGTCGGCATGATGGCTGACGAGGGCATGTTTGCCTTCAATGACACGCAGGGAATTCGTCCGCTATTAATTGGACGAAAAATAAGTGATACCCCTGAAAACAGTCGTGCCGCTAGGACTGATAGTAATATTAAATACAGCTATTGTTTTGCCTCTGAAAAACAGGTGTTTTTCGCTCTGGGCTTCGAGTACTTCCGTGATCTGAAGCCCGGAGAATTTGTTTTTGTCGACAAAGACCAAAACTTTCATTCTTTCCCACTATCGGAAAAACAAGCTCGTCCTTGTATGTTTGAGTGGATCTATTTTGCGGGAGCAGAAACAGAATGGCACGGCAGACCGGTCTATGACGTGCGTTTGCGTTTGGGCGAAGTTCTGGCGACAGAAATTTTGCGCAAGATGCAAGAGCAAGACATAGCAATTGATGTCGTGGCGCCGGTCCCTGACACAGCCAGGGCTGCAGCACTTCGCTTGGCCGAAGTTTTAAAAACTCCCTACCGCGAAGTTCTAATCAAAAATCGCTATGTACAAAGAAGCTTCATCGTCAATGAACCCGCAGTTCGCAAAGCTATGGTGAATTTAAAGCTTTTACCCGTGGAAAGTGAAATTCGCGGCAAAAACATCCTCTTAGTAGATGACAGCATCGTGCGTGGAACAACTTCAGCTCGTATCATTCAATTATTAAGAGAATCCGGGGCTAATAAAGTGTATCTGGCCAGCACATGCCCACCAATTCGCAACCCGTGTTTCTACGGTATCGACTTCCCAGAAGGGGAAGCGTTGGTCGCCCACCAAAGAAGCGAAGATCAAGTGGCGGAACTTTTGGGAGTGGATGGATTGATTTATCTGCCACTTTCCGAACTTAAAGATGCTATCGGCATTCCAAGCATGTGTAGTGCCTGTTTGGATGGCGATTATCCCGTTTCAGTTTCAAAAGCAGATTTCATCAACACTCGCAGCCACAATATCGGTGGCGGTGGCAAAAATGAGGTGAACCCATGA
- a CDS encoding AIR carboxylase family protein, protein MRIQVLFGSQSDERVYAPLCQSLENVGNVKMEVASAHRHPERVREVVTTCEANAFVAGAGLAAHLPGVVASLTKKPVFGVAINGAFGGMDAFLSIAQMPKDIPVAAVMENQIEILPEILRKAKSFNPGKIEISWNPYRSEVPVLAKTLQDLREKAGMEITWVDPNSPQCQGEIVMVGEKPQGKNVSMYICEKEELKNTDLANEFFAVAKTGGAWVGVNNIVNFLLQIKKMKEALA, encoded by the coding sequence ATGAGAATTCAAGTTCTTTTCGGAAGTCAAAGTGACGAGCGTGTCTACGCTCCTTTATGTCAATCCCTGGAAAACGTCGGTAACGTGAAAATGGAAGTGGCATCAGCCCATCGCCATCCGGAACGTGTGCGCGAAGTGGTCACAACTTGTGAAGCCAACGCATTCGTGGCGGGAGCAGGTTTGGCAGCTCATCTTCCGGGTGTGGTTGCGTCCCTGACCAAGAAACCTGTTTTTGGTGTGGCAATCAATGGTGCCTTCGGTGGAATGGATGCGTTTCTTTCGATCGCGCAAATGCCTAAAGATATTCCCGTGGCAGCAGTCATGGAAAACCAAATCGAAATTCTTCCGGAGATCCTGAGAAAGGCAAAATCCTTTAATCCAGGCAAAATCGAGATTTCCTGGAATCCGTATCGCAGTGAAGTCCCGGTGCTTGCTAAAACTTTGCAGGACCTTCGTGAGAAAGCGGGAATGGAAATTACTTGGGTTGATCCAAACAGCCCGCAATGCCAAGGCGAGATCGTGATGGTTGGCGAAAAACCCCAAGGAAAAAACGTCAGCATGTACATCTGTGAAAAAGAAGAACTAAAAAACACGGATCTGGCGAACGAATTCTTTGCAGTGGCTAAAACGGGCGGTGCCTGGGTTGGTGTTAACAATATCGTGAACTTCCTATTGCAAATCAAAAAGATGAAAGAGGCTTTGGCATGA
- a CDS encoding phosphoribosylaminoimidazolesuccinocarboxamide synthase translates to MNLLYRGSVKDIYKTNEGLLFKYSNRYSVFDWGEMPNEIPRKGAALAAMAGLFFDHLKDKGISSHYMKPHSEDSILVNEVAVIRPEWENGVYDYSVYSDKPTNCLVPLEVIFRILLGKGNSLEDRLKKNPAYMAELGLTQIPDSTMSFSPPIVEFSTKLETTDRYLTRQEIKDLNVIESWELEQVRKLTADIADHLQKLFASFGVKLWDGKFEYAFGSLTPNGRSLFLVDSIGPDELRLTYENAPLSKEFLRQIYAPTSWYQAVGKAKDIAKERGTNNWKEICANELGEKPQVLNNEQVKVATMLYTSLANEMAWALGKTAPFEKEASLKNWRQQCASWL, encoded by the coding sequence ATGAACCTGCTTTACCGTGGATCCGTAAAAGACATTTATAAAACCAATGAAGGCTTGCTCTTTAAATACAGCAATCGCTATTCGGTTTTTGACTGGGGCGAAATGCCAAACGAAATTCCTCGCAAAGGGGCGGCTCTAGCTGCTATGGCAGGACTGTTCTTTGATCACTTAAAAGACAAAGGCATTTCTTCTCACTATATGAAACCTCACAGCGAAGATTCCATTTTGGTAAACGAAGTGGCTGTCATTCGTCCCGAGTGGGAAAATGGTGTCTACGATTATTCGGTTTATTCAGACAAACCTACGAACTGCCTGGTTCCGTTGGAAGTGATCTTTCGTATCTTACTTGGTAAAGGAAACTCTCTGGAAGATCGTTTGAAAAAGAACCCGGCGTATATGGCGGAGCTTGGCTTGACGCAAATTCCAGATTCTACAATGTCTTTTAGTCCACCGATTGTTGAGTTCTCGACGAAATTGGAAACCACGGATCGTTATCTGACTCGTCAGGAAATCAAAGACCTTAACGTGATCGAATCCTGGGAGCTAGAGCAAGTTAGAAAACTAACAGCGGACATCGCGGATCACTTACAGAAGCTGTTTGCTTCTTTCGGTGTGAAGTTGTGGGATGGTAAGTTTGAATATGCGTTCGGTTCACTAACTCCCAACGGTCGTTCTTTGTTCCTGGTGGACTCTATCGGTCCAGACGAGCTTCGTTTGACTTACGAAAATGCTCCGCTCTCCAAGGAATTCCTGCGCCAAATCTATGCGCCGACTTCCTGGTATCAAGCCGTAGGAAAAGCCAAAGATATCGCCAAAGAGCGCGGCACAAATAACTGGAAAGAGATTTGTGCAAATGAACTTGGTGAAAAGCCGCAGGTTTTGAATAACGAACAAGTTAAAGTTGCGACGATGCTTTATACGTCCTTGGCCAATGAAATGGCTTGGGCTTTGGGCAAAACCGCACCCTTTGAAAAGGAAGCAAGTCTTAAAAACTGGAGACAGCAATGCGCGTCCTGGTTGTAG
- the purD gene encoding phosphoribosylamine--glycine ligase: MRVLVVGKGGREHAIAQKISESKMLDTLWVAPGNPGMSKTGLKCASVEKTPDILAFCKINRVDLVILGPEAAILSDLKEVLEKNDIACLAPSREAGHLEASKYFCKEILQDAGLLTAAFKLANSVSEAEAFIAQHDFKNPIVVKADGLAQGKGVAVCENAETALAAIKDLSAVYGFPILVEECLIGRELSAFALCDGEDFVVLGTACDYKRITPDPFSANTGGMGAFSPCDFISKEDEAEIDNIFKKSLKSLKQKGKPFVGFLFAGLMKTESGLYVLEFNVRLGDPETQALLPRIKSDLLDLSVKAVQGRLQKQKTEFHDFRSVHVVAVSAGYPGNSMDLGHTIQVPAKTADGTRIYFAGVSAKNESLVNTGGRVLGVTALAKTRDEARSLAYQEMRKVQFQGLYFREDIAQ; this comes from the coding sequence ATGCGCGTCCTGGTTGTAGGCAAGGGTGGTCGCGAACACGCGATCGCACAGAAAATTTCTGAATCCAAAATGCTTGATACCTTGTGGGTTGCTCCGGGCAATCCCGGTATGAGCAAGACCGGATTGAAATGTGCGAGCGTAGAAAAAACGCCTGACATTCTTGCATTCTGTAAAATCAATCGCGTGGACCTGGTGATCCTGGGTCCTGAAGCGGCAATTCTGTCTGATTTAAAGGAAGTCCTTGAAAAAAACGACATCGCCTGTCTGGCACCGTCACGTGAGGCAGGACATTTAGAAGCCTCCAAATATTTCTGTAAAGAGATCCTGCAAGATGCAGGTCTTTTAACGGCGGCTTTTAAATTGGCAAACTCAGTGAGTGAGGCTGAAGCGTTTATCGCACAACATGACTTTAAAAATCCGATCGTCGTGAAAGCAGATGGCTTGGCGCAAGGAAAAGGCGTGGCGGTCTGTGAAAACGCGGAAACGGCACTGGCAGCGATCAAAGATTTGTCGGCGGTCTATGGATTCCCGATTCTTGTCGAGGAATGTCTCATCGGTCGAGAGCTTTCCGCTTTCGCTTTGTGCGATGGTGAAGACTTTGTCGTTCTAGGCACGGCTTGTGACTATAAACGAATCACTCCAGATCCCTTCAGCGCCAACACAGGTGGCATGGGGGCTTTCAGTCCTTGTGACTTTATTTCTAAGGAAGATGAAGCCGAAATCGATAATATCTTTAAGAAATCTTTGAAATCTTTAAAGCAAAAAGGAAAGCCCTTTGTCGGATTCCTTTTTGCGGGTTTGATGAAGACGGAAAGCGGCCTGTATGTTTTAGAGTTCAACGTGCGTCTGGGCGATCCAGAAACGCAAGCCTTGCTTCCAAGAATCAAAAGCGATCTTTTGGATTTGTCGGTAAAAGCCGTTCAGGGGCGTTTGCAAAAGCAAAAAACGGAGTTCCACGATTTTCGTTCCGTTCACGTGGTGGCGGTGAGTGCCGGTTACCCTGGAAATTCGATGGATTTGGGTCATACAATCCAAGTTCCTGCTAAAACGGCAGATGGCACTCGTATTTACTTTGCTGGTGTGTCAGCGAAAAATGAATCCTTGGTAAATACAGGCGGCAGAGTCTTGGGAGTGACGGCACTGGCTAAAACTCGCGACGAAGCTCGGTCGCTTGCTTACCAGGAAATGCGCAAGGTGCAATTCCAAGGCTTGTATTTCCGCGAGGACATTGCTCAATGA
- a CDS encoding phosphoribosylglycinamide formyltransferase translates to MMKSVRVAIFASGTGSNAEALIKKMQSLGGSIEFVLSDKPTAGVLAKAHALDTKTYVIEKFQDRAHHEQEVLKLLVQHRIDWVLLAGYMRLLSADFLQSLADRHNGHPQVVNIHPSLLPAYPGKDSLERAFADKVEQSGVTLHLVDEGMDTGAVLKQVAQSLKGFNAFNDFKASIHRLEHQIYTEFLEQIVTGQIATQFFKETIEC, encoded by the coding sequence ATGATGAAATCGGTTCGTGTTGCCATTTTCGCCTCGGGGACGGGATCCAATGCCGAAGCATTGATAAAAAAAATGCAGTCTTTGGGGGGCTCCATTGAGTTTGTCTTGAGTGACAAACCCACAGCCGGTGTATTGGCAAAAGCCCATGCTTTAGACACGAAAACTTACGTGATTGAAAAATTTCAGGACCGTGCTCATCACGAACAAGAAGTCTTAAAGCTTTTAGTTCAACACCGGATCGATTGGGTTTTGCTCGCGGGATACATGCGTTTGTTGTCTGCTGACTTCCTTCAATCTTTGGCGGATCGTCACAACGGTCATCCGCAAGTGGTGAACATTCATCCAAGTCTGTTGCCAGCTTATCCAGGCAAAGACTCTTTGGAGCGGGCTTTTGCTGACAAAGTCGAACAAAGTGGCGTGACCTTGCATCTGGTTGACGAGGGCATGGACACGGGCGCGGTTTTGAAACAAGTCGCTCAGTCCCTTAAAGGCTTTAATGCCTTTAATGATTTCAAAGCCAGCATCCATCGGCTGGAGCATCAAATTTATACTGAATTTTTAGAACAAATTGTGACGGGGCAGATTGCCACTCAATTTTTTAAGGAAACTATAGAATGTTAA